Part of the Pseudomonas sp. P8_241 genome is shown below.
CCCTGCATAACATGGTCAAGGGCAAGCTGGGCAACAAGGATGGCCGCGCTGCCACACTGATCGTGGTGGTCGCCGTGGGCTTGCTGATGGTGCCGATCTACTTGCTGGGCACTTCAATCAGTGAGTCGGTCGAAGGTGCGCTGGTGATCCTGAAGTCCGATACCTTACAAATCCCCCTGCCAAGCGAGAAAATCGCGTCCCTGCCGCTCATTGGCAAGCCGCTGTATACCTACTGGATGCAGGCTGCCACGGACATGGGCAGCGTACTGATGAAGCTGATGCCTTACATCAAATCCATCGGCCTGGGCCTGCTGGGCAAATTGGCGGATGTGGGCGTAGGTTTTCTGTTGTTCATCGCCGCCCTGATCATTGCCGGTGTACTGATGGCCTACGGCGAAAACGGTGAACGTAGCGCCCTGGCCATCACCTCGCGTCTTTCCGGACCGGAACGTGGCCCGCGCATCACCGAACTGTGCACCGCTACCATCCGTGCGGTCGCTCAGGGTGTAGTAGGTATCGCATTCATCCAGATGCTGGCAGTGGGTGTGGGCTTCGTGCTCATGGGTGTACCCGGGGCCGGGTTGCTGGCCATGGTTGCCCTGTTGATGGGGATCATGCAATTGCCGGTGCTGCTGGTGACCATTCCGGTGATCGCTTATGTCTTCGCCGTCGAAGGTACGACCCTGGGCACGATCATATTTTGTATCTATAGCCTGATCGCCGGGATGGCCGACAACGTTCTCAAGCCGTTGATGCTGGGACGTGGCGTCGATGTGCCCATGCCGGTGATTCTGATTGGCGCACTGGGCGGTATGGTCAGTGGTGGCTTTATCGGTTTGTTCATCGGGCCGGTTGCACTGGCGGTGGGCTACCAACTGTTCTGGCAATGGGTCGATGACAAACCCCAGGTCGAGGTCGAGGCTGTGACCGAGACCGAGACCGAGACACCGCAAATCGAGGCAATGAAAGATCAACATCCGGTCTGAGGAGTTTGCCTTTGATGCCTTGCCTTGCTCGCATCAATCGGTTGCTCCTGTGTGGCACCGCCGTCCTCGGTGGCTGCGTACAGCTGGGCCCGGACTTTCAGTCGCCGGCCCAGCCGTGGGTGGAACACTGGAACACCCCGGCCCTGGAGCTCGCCAACCAAAAGCACGCGCAACCTGACAGCCGTCAATGGTGGCAGGTGTTTGCCGACCCGGTGCTGAACCAGTTGATTGCCGAAGCGGATGCCCACAACGCCGACCTGCGGGTTGCGGGTCTGCGGGTGATGGAATCCCGCGCACAACTGGGTATCGCCCAGAGCGGTCGCTTTCCGCAACTGCAACAGGCCAGCGCCGACAGCCTGTATCTGGATCGCAATCAATCAGGGGGAACGAACCCTCAGGACACGAATTTCTGGCAACACAGCGCCGGTTTTGATATCGGCTGGGAGCTGGATTTCTGGGGCCGTTTCAGTCGTGCCATCGAGTCAGCCGACGCGTCCTGGTTTGCCGCGCAGGCCAACTATGAAAACGTCCTGGTGCTGTTGCACGCGCAATTGGCGCAAACCTACTACGCCTTGCGCACCGCCGAAGCGCGCCTGAACATCGCCCGCAGCAACGCCAAACTGCAAAAACGCAGCTATGAGATCACCGAGCGCTTGTTCAAAAGCGGGGCCGAAGCCGAGCTCGACCTGCAACAGGCCAAGACGCAGTACCTGGGCACTCTGAGTACCATTCCCGATTTCGAGAGCCAAGTGGCAAGTTTTCGCAATGCCTTGTCCACCCTGGTCGGCCGTCCACCCGGCGCATTCCCTGAACTGAACAACAACACCGGACTGGTGCCGCTGCTTGGCACGGCCATCTTGCAGGATGTCCCCGCCAACTTGCTGGTACGACGCCCGGACGTTCGCGCAGCCGAGTTACAAGTGGCGGCACAGTCGGCGCTGATCGGTGTTGCCGAAGCCGACCTGTACCCCTCGATCAGCCTGCTGGGCAGCATCGTCTGGTCCACCAGTTCACTCAAGGGCGCTTCCGATACCCTCGACCTGGTGGGGGGGCCGAGCTTTCGCTGGGATATCTTCGACCATGGCCGAATCACCAACAATGTTCGCGTGCAGGACGCACGCCTGCAGCAGTTGATCGTCGTTTATCAGGACAGCGTACGCCAGGCCGCGCGCGAGGCTGACGATGCCGCGACTGGTCTGATCAAGGCGCTGGAGCGCGACCGTATCCTCGCCGAAGCATCGATCGCCGCCGACCGTTCGGTGACTCTGGCCAATGCCCAATACCGCGAAGGCTACTCGGATTTCCAACGCGTGCTCGATGCCCAGCGCGCCTTGTTCGCCCAGCAAGATATCTATCTGGTCAACCGTGGCACCGCCGTGAACAACTTGATTGCCCTCTACAAGGCATTGGGCGGTGGCTGGTACAGCGACCAGCCAATGATTGATTCAGCGACCCGCCAACAGATGCAGCAACGAACCGATTGGGGCGATCTGCTCGACGAACCGAAGGAAGCTACCCCATGACTGACAGCTCACAATCGGCCGACGTGAACACCACGGCGCCCGCTGCAGACCCGGCCAAAAAAGCGGTCAACTGGGTGGTGCTGCTGATCCTCCTGAGCCTGATCTGGTATCTGTTGGCCGATCGCTACACGCCCTATACGCAGCAGGCCCGGGTGCAGGCTTTTGTGGTGCCGGTGGCGGCGGAAGTGTCCGGCCGGGTGACCAAGGTGCACGTTCGCAACAATAAGGACGTCAAGGCCGGCGAATTGCTGTTTGAAGTCAATCCGCAGCAGTACCAGATCGCGGTTGATCGCGCCCGCTCCGACCTCGAGACGACTCGGCGGCAGGTAGGCGCCAACACCGCAGGCGTTGACTCCAAGCAAGCCTCCTTGCGCGCAGCCCAAGCCAACGAGCTCAAGGCTCGCCAGGACATCCAGCGGCTCGAACGCCTGTACAGCGAAGATCCTGGCACCATTTCCCTTCGTCGTCTGGAAATTTCCCGCGCCACATTGACAGAATCCACTAGCCAGGTCGCCGCCGCCAAGGCCGAAGTGCAACGCGCGCGAGAAACACAGGGTGGTAGCGAAGACGAAAACGCCCAGTTGCTCAGCGCCGCCAGCAACCTGGAGAAAGCCGAACTGGACCTGAGCAATACCAGGATCCACGCCCGCTCGGCCGGCTTGATCACAGATCTGCGTACTGATGTCGGCCAATTCGCCGCCGCTGGCGCCCCGGTGATGACCCTGATCGCGATCCACGATGTCTGGGTCAGCGCCGACATGACCGAAAACAACCTGGGCGACGTCAAGCCGGGCACACCGGTGTCGATCGTCCTCGACTCCCTGCCAGGGCAAATTTTCAAAGGCCATGTCCGCAGCGTCGGCTATGGCGTCGATACCGGCTCGACCACTCCGCCCGGTAGCCTGCCGACAGTGGAGAACAGCCGCGATTGGCTGCGCCCGGCCCAGCGGTTTCCGGTCATCATTGAATTCGACCCCGGTGAGTTGACCGGCCCGCAGGGCATCCGCGCCGGTGGCCAGGCAGAAGTCATGGCATTCCCGAGCGACAACGGTCCGTTGAATTGGCTGGGCCGCCTGTTCCTGCGATTCATGAGCTGGCTGTCCTATGCCTATTGAACGCTCGCCCCGTGCACAGCGCGCCCTGCGCCTTGGTTTCGGCACGGCGCTGTGCCTGGCGGCGAGTTATGGACTGGCCCTGCCCATCCCATTCCTCGCCCCGATGCTGGCGATGATGATGCTGGCAGCAATGAACCGGCCATTGCCGTTCAAGGCCAGCCTGGG
Proteins encoded:
- a CDS encoding AI-2E family transporter; the protein is MLRTNISARALSGGLLDVLIRAGLIAVLVLFCFQIFNPFLNLMLWALILAITLYPLHNMVKGKLGNKDGRAATLIVVVAVGLLMVPIYLLGTSISESVEGALVILKSDTLQIPLPSEKIASLPLIGKPLYTYWMQAATDMGSVLMKLMPYIKSIGLGLLGKLADVGVGFLLFIAALIIAGVLMAYGENGERSALAITSRLSGPERGPRITELCTATIRAVAQGVVGIAFIQMLAVGVGFVLMGVPGAGLLAMVALLMGIMQLPVLLVTIPVIAYVFAVEGTTLGTIIFCIYSLIAGMADNVLKPLMLGRGVDVPMPVILIGALGGMVSGGFIGLFIGPVALAVGYQLFWQWVDDKPQVEVEAVTETETETPQIEAMKDQHPV
- a CDS encoding efflux transporter outer membrane subunit — protein: MPCLARINRLLLCGTAVLGGCVQLGPDFQSPAQPWVEHWNTPALELANQKHAQPDSRQWWQVFADPVLNQLIAEADAHNADLRVAGLRVMESRAQLGIAQSGRFPQLQQASADSLYLDRNQSGGTNPQDTNFWQHSAGFDIGWELDFWGRFSRAIESADASWFAAQANYENVLVLLHAQLAQTYYALRTAEARLNIARSNAKLQKRSYEITERLFKSGAEAELDLQQAKTQYLGTLSTIPDFESQVASFRNALSTLVGRPPGAFPELNNNTGLVPLLGTAILQDVPANLLVRRPDVRAAELQVAAQSALIGVAEADLYPSISLLGSIVWSTSSLKGASDTLDLVGGPSFRWDIFDHGRITNNVRVQDARLQQLIVVYQDSVRQAAREADDAATGLIKALERDRILAEASIAADRSVTLANAQYREGYSDFQRVLDAQRALFAQQDIYLVNRGTAVNNLIALYKALGGGWYSDQPMIDSATRQQMQQRTDWGDLLDEPKEATP
- a CDS encoding HlyD family secretion protein, with the translated sequence MTDSSQSADVNTTAPAADPAKKAVNWVVLLILLSLIWYLLADRYTPYTQQARVQAFVVPVAAEVSGRVTKVHVRNNKDVKAGELLFEVNPQQYQIAVDRARSDLETTRRQVGANTAGVDSKQASLRAAQANELKARQDIQRLERLYSEDPGTISLRRLEISRATLTESTSQVAAAKAEVQRARETQGGSEDENAQLLSAASNLEKAELDLSNTRIHARSAGLITDLRTDVGQFAAAGAPVMTLIAIHDVWVSADMTENNLGDVKPGTPVSIVLDSLPGQIFKGHVRSVGYGVDTGSTTPPGSLPTVENSRDWLRPAQRFPVIIEFDPGELTGPQGIRAGGQAEVMAFPSDNGPLNWLGRLFLRFMSWLSYAY